The following are from one region of the candidate division WWE3 bacterium genome:
- a CDS encoding Trp family transcriptional regulator yields MIVDAVESVVKDLAQHIKIAAKVGTSIATVSKVGQVIKYGQGVFKKQLRK; encoded by the coding sequence TTGATTGTAGATGCAGTAGAAAGTGTGGTCAAGGATTTGGCGCAGCATATCAAAATCGCGGCTAAAGTTGGCACGAGTATAGCGACGGTTTCTAAAGTTGGCCAAGTGATTAAATACGGCCAAGGCGTCTTTAAAAAGCAATTGAGGAAGTAG
- a CDS encoding PEGA domain-containing protein, which yields MNSKSIIAIVFSLLLLVALGVFVYIKVLPQTMLFASGSLSVATGNTVAQVYLNGKLLGVTPLKKTGITSKKAQVRVASSENAWEGELSFTPGTETALNLDLGTGSVFSGADNVWLDKVSGAAGLSIITDPGSVLVTIDGTDVGKTPLSINIKPGAHIVKLSVDNYQSRSLNLAARENYHLGVSSHLFLLPIPSLTELTGGPAALKVFNLSGSSPLLSADTHAWAQAVSYWQRERETSPSAMLNYFVDSSGNLFDREGTALKTVSTSVPAATNVGYLSTPTEKTISALALKGLQKLASGPASSETLIKILPTGATYLRVRNSPSGTEIGKATVGQTYPKLAEQTGWVQIKLPDGTTGWVSATYVAPVVTTPTQ from the coding sequence ATGAATTCCAAGAGCATTATAGCAATTGTTTTTAGTTTATTACTACTGGTGGCGCTGGGGGTCTTTGTTTACATAAAAGTTCTACCGCAAACGATGCTCTTTGCCAGTGGTTCTTTGTCGGTCGCGACCGGTAACACTGTTGCCCAAGTTTATTTAAATGGGAAGCTCCTTGGGGTCACTCCGCTTAAAAAAACCGGAATAACTTCAAAAAAGGCTCAAGTTAGAGTGGCCAGTTCGGAGAACGCTTGGGAAGGGGAGTTAAGTTTTACGCCCGGTACCGAAACCGCCTTAAATTTGGACTTAGGAACAGGCTCCGTATTTTCGGGAGCCGACAATGTGTGGTTGGATAAAGTGAGTGGTGCGGCCGGGTTGTCGATTATTACTGATCCCGGTTCTGTTCTCGTAACTATTGATGGGACCGATGTTGGAAAAACCCCGCTGTCGATTAATATTAAACCGGGAGCGCACATTGTTAAATTGTCGGTCGATAATTACCAAAGTCGGAGCCTAAACCTGGCCGCTCGCGAAAATTATCATTTGGGCGTTTCCAGCCACTTGTTTTTGCTACCTATACCGTCATTAACAGAACTAACCGGCGGTCCGGCCGCTCTAAAAGTCTTTAATTTAAGTGGGTCTAGTCCGCTCCTATCCGCCGATACGCATGCTTGGGCCCAAGCGGTTTCTTACTGGCAGCGAGAGCGGGAAACCAGTCCCTCGGCGATGTTAAATTATTTTGTTGATAGTTCCGGTAACTTATTTGATCGCGAAGGGACGGCTCTAAAAACAGTTTCCACCAGCGTTCCGGCGGCTACTAATGTTGGATATTTAAGTACTCCCACCGAAAAAACTATTTCGGCCTTGGCCCTTAAAGGTTTACAAAAGCTGGCTAGTGGTCCCGCGTCGTCAGAAACTTTAATCAAAATATTGCCGACCGGAGCAACTTACTTACGAGTTCGTAATTCCCCCAGCGGCACTGAAATTGGCAAGGCTACCGTAGGTCAAACTTACCCAAAATTGGCAGAACAAACCGGCTGGGTGCAAATAAAACTTCCTGACGGCACGACCGGCTGGGTTTCAGCTACTTACGTGGCGCCCGTTGTTACAACCCCAACTCAATAA
- a CDS encoding serine hydrolase: protein MPKTQLPKSPDFWWRSSLTFCLTAVVVAVIIIRNTGGNQITQGLVEGIQNQPVAIPSFKELIRPVEPRFKIAADFNAASISAKQVIVADLATLKVLYGREATAETEPASTTKIVTAMVGLQTYSLDQKLITPKSCVGLNGNNSGLYPGEEISFKDLLYAMLLVSDTDATCTVYSNYPGGQPAFVAAMNTYVESLGIANAHFENPIGFDDGSWKENNASAWDLAVIAKSALQNETFKTVVGTKTYLVPGQNSNLMRSLVNTNELLGVYPGVFGVKTGNTDLAGQCLVTAYHLRDRDFIVVVLGSSDRFGDTKKILEWTKANVSWAS, encoded by the coding sequence ATGCCAAAAACTCAACTTCCTAAATCCCCAGATTTTTGGTGGCGTTCCTCTTTAACTTTTTGCTTAACTGCGGTTGTAGTTGCTGTTATTATTATTCGTAATACTGGCGGGAATCAAATTACGCAAGGATTGGTCGAAGGCATTCAAAACCAACCGGTAGCGATCCCGTCATTCAAAGAACTAATTCGACCGGTCGAGCCGCGGTTTAAAATTGCGGCTGATTTTAATGCCGCTTCGATTTCGGCTAAGCAAGTCATTGTAGCCGATTTAGCGACTTTAAAAGTTCTATATGGTCGGGAAGCAACCGCCGAAACCGAGCCGGCTTCAACGACTAAAATAGTAACGGCGATGGTGGGACTGCAAACTTATTCTTTAGATCAAAAACTAATCACGCCTAAAAGTTGTGTTGGCTTAAACGGCAATAATTCAGGACTTTATCCCGGCGAAGAAATTTCTTTTAAAGATTTGCTTTATGCGATGCTCCTCGTCTCCGATACTGATGCTACTTGCACTGTTTACTCCAATTATCCAGGCGGTCAACCAGCCTTCGTTGCGGCTATGAATACTTACGTCGAGTCTTTAGGAATTGCTAATGCTCACTTTGAGAATCCGATTGGGTTTGACGATGGTTCTTGGAAAGAAAATAATGCTTCGGCTTGGGATTTAGCCGTTATCGCCAAATCTGCTTTGCAAAATGAAACTTTTAAGACTGTCGTCGGTACCAAAACTTATTTAGTACCCGGTCAAAATTCAAACTTAATGCGGTCACTGGTTAACACCAATGAGCTTTTAGGAGTTTATCCTGGCGTTTTTGGTGTTAAAACTGGCAACACCGATTTAGCCGGTCAATGTCTCGTTACTGCTTACCACCTCCGCGATCGCGATTTTATAGTCGTGGTGCTTGGTAGCAGCGATCGCTTTGGAGATACAAAGAAGATTTTGGAGTGGACGAAGGCCAATGTGAGTTGGGCGAGCTAG